In Trichoderma atroviride chromosome 2, complete sequence, one DNA window encodes the following:
- a CDS encoding uncharacterized protein (TransMembrane:1 (o30-51i)) yields MSESENPQSYPRHGSLALALMGKHAGFHSFLLLAVELSMLLSSFFPFFFFVKGHSTPVYGAISRHGLLLLVSYPACVYDVNRQWLITTDGCAAVGCTTQQWRRMHGNAESWN; encoded by the coding sequence ATGTCCGAATCTGAAAATCCTCAGTCGTACCCGCGGCATGGaagcttggccttggctcTCATGGGTAAACATGCGGGTTTCCacagctttcttctcttggcagTGGAACTCTCCATGCTcctgtcttctttttttcccttcttttttttcgtcaAGGGACATTCTACTCCGGTATACGGAGCGATTTCTCGTCATGGTTTGCTACTGCTTGTTTCGTACCCAGCCTGTGTATACGATGTGAATCGGCAGTGGTTGATTACTACCGACGGCTGTGCTGCCGTTGGTTGCACAACGCAACAGTGGCGCAGAATGCACGGGAATGCCGAGTCTTGGAATTGA
- a CDS encoding uncharacterized protein (EggNog:ENOG41~SECRETED:SignalP(1-19)), producing the protein MHFFSVVAAAATLIAGSNALFIPRNIHVADFRLYGGEDCFAGNLGVWTVIDDDFKNGECKSLNDEEDGAVPHSLNLTDINNGCTLTAYTDLKCTEGTTVLAPQQCSKNTVGYQAWSMTCDYKE; encoded by the exons ATGCATTTCTTCTCAGTTgtcgccgctgctgccacgcTCATTGCTGGCTCCAAcgccctcttcatcccccGCAACATCCACGTCGCCGATTTCCGTCTCTATGGCGGCGAGGACTGCTTTGCCGGCAATCTCGGTGTCTGGACTGTCATTGACGATGACTTCAAGAACGGCGAATGCAAGAGCttgaatgatgaagaggacggcgCCGTGCCTCACTCTCTGAACCTGACGGATATCAACAACGGCTGCACTT TGACGGCTTATACGGATCTCAAGTGCACCGAGGGCACGACAGTCCTCGCCCCTCAACAATGCTCCAAGAACACAGTCGGCTACCAGGCCTGGAGCATGACCTGCGACTACAAGGAGTAA
- a CDS encoding uncharacterized protein (EggNog:ENOG41) has protein sequence MEQSIEAIRMCGVITIVGFLAGRSGDNETSFQRCLAKMFTLRPVFAGSRVQLEEMIEAVEAHPEVLREGVWAGGASGGV, from the coding sequence atggagcagagCATCGAGGCCATCAGGATGTGCGGCGTCATCACCATCGTCGGCTTCTTGGCCGGCCGGTCGGGCGACAACGAGACGAGCTTCCAGAGGTGCCTGGCGAAAATGTTTACGCTGCGGCCTGTCTTTGCAGGCAGCAGGGTTCAGTTGGAGGAGATGATTGAGGCGGTTGAGGCGCATCCGGAGGTGCTGCGAGAGGGTGTTtgggctggaggagcttcgGGAGGCGTATGA
- a CDS encoding uncharacterized protein (SECRETED:SignalP(1-29)), translating to MTWSAPSCFNASTLLGDAVVAMTLAPALANCRAKMLTPPVPWTRTHWPALTTWSRDPYKALQAVKAAQGSVDASRAVKVDGARTRACLLKAPYVLRVLSRIPPVLGSKVWGVRFICLVGGGDDFVAGLEARDLLADGYDCACAIESGDDVFSLPWGYSPLTRVR from the coding sequence ATGACGTGGTCGGCGCCGAGTTGCTTCAACGCCTCGACTTTGCTAGGAGATGCGGTTGTGGCAATGACTCTTGCGCCGGCTTTGGCGAATTGCAGAGCAAAGATGCTCACGCCGCCGGTGCCCTGGACAAGGACCCATTGGCCGGCCTTGACGACGTGGTCGAGGGATCCGTATAAGGCGTTGCAGGCCGTCAAGGCAGCGCAGGGCAGCGTCGACGCCTCCCGAGCTGTCAAAGTTGACGGCGCACGGACAAGAGCGTGTTTGTTGAAAGCGCCGTACGTTCTGAGGGTGCTGTCGAGGATTCCTCCGGTGCTGGGTTCGAAAGTCTGGGGGGTCAGATTTATATGCCTGGTTGGAGGTGGTGACGACTTTGTCGCCGGGCTGGAAGCGAGAGACTTGCTTGCCGATGGCTACGACTGTGCCTGCGCCATCGAGTCCGGGGATGacgttttctctcttccatggGGATACTCTCCTCTGACAAGGGTGAGATGA
- a CDS encoding uncharacterized protein (EggNog:ENOG41): protein MAAARARLSACLGGQVFTSNLIFIHHSSNSSTGIGDVRSRLVRLIPDDGKPETTAIKHLFNHRLPPVYAAARAEWFEIVEGTHPLWRHISSPKRELMRSLFNSFNLEVVKRMRPSSRFDFSGSSIGNLFLTGARLFTGSFEAAIYLLSSICAVPDRVAVLPALNTNFAHHIAAGLADGTVITGQNDISHPSAPTAAVPLPNPSTGANTGVNTPALSTNHDLDEHDSIEDANLPGSLPALRRPAITFSKEDEEDLPARIARLWYINPYGQEIRIPANPRVLEALRSASTVIYSIGSLFTSLIPNLILKGVGEAIASPHIRNKILLLNGTTDRETGPSSNALSGLDFVAAIANACADSRGLPRPVAEDYAQYVTHVIYIEGPKSPAVDKRVFAQLGIDTMRLYGPKDGQGKGGRYDAKALAQTLEGIVGRKDMRSDRSRRNTLVG from the coding sequence atggcggcagcaCGAGCGAGATTATCCGCGTGTTTGGGGGGCCAGGTATTCACATCAAATCTCATATTTATACATCACTCATCTAACAGTTCAACAGGCATTGGAGATGTGCGCTCCCGCCTCGTGCGCCTCATCCCCGACGACGGCAAGCCCGAAACCACGGCCATCAAGCACCTCTTCAACCACCGCCTGCCCCCCGTCTacgccgccgcccgcgcAGAGTGGTTCGAAATCGTCGAGGGCACGCACCCGCTGTGGAGGCACATCTCGTCGCCCAAGCGCGAGCTGATGCGCTCCTTGTTCAACAGCTTCAACCTCGAGGTCGTCAAGCGCATGCGGCCCAGCAGCCGCTTCGACTTTTCCGGCTCCAGCATCGGCAACCTGTTCCTGACGGGCGCGCGCCTCTTCACCGGCAGCTTCGAGGCCGCCATTTACCTGCTGAGCTCCATCTGCGCCGTGCCCGACCGCGTGGCCGTGCTGCCGGCGCTCAACACCAACTTTGCGCATCACATTGCCGCGGGCCTGGCCGACGGCACCGTCATCACGGGCCAGAACGACATTTCGCACCCCAGCGCGCCCACAGCAGCGGTACCTTTACCAAACCCAAGCACAGGGGCCAATACAGGCGTAAACACGCCGGCCCTGTCGACAAACCACGACCTCGACGAGCACGACTCCATCGAGGACGCCAACCTGCCCGGCAGCCTGCCCGCCCTGCGCCGGCCCGCCATCACCTTCTccaaggaggacgaggaggatctgCCGGCGCGCATCGCCCGCCTCTGGTACATCAACCCCTACGGCCAGGAGATCCGCATCCCGGCCAACCCGCGCGTGCTCGAGGCCCTccgcagcgccagcaccgtCATCTACAGCATCGGCTCGCTCTTCACGTCGCTGATCCCCAACCTCATCCTCAAGGGCGTCGgcgaggccatcgccagcccGCACATCCGCAACAagatcctcctcctcaacggCACCACCGACCGCGAGACGGGGCCCTCCAGCAACGCCCTGTCCGGACTCGACTTTGTCGCCGCCATTGCAAATGCCTGCGCCGACTCACGAGGCCTACCGCGGCCAGTCGCCGAGGACTATGCGCAGTACGTGACGCACGTTATTTACATTGAGGGACCCAAGAGTCCCGCCGTGGACAAGCGCGTGTTTGCGCAGCTGGGCATCGACACGATGAGGCTGTATGGGCCGAAAGACGGGCAGGGCAAGGGCGGACGATACGATGCAAAGGCGTTGGCGCAGACGCTGGAGGGCATTGTTGGGCGCAAGGACATGCGCTCGGATAGGAGTCGTCGAAACACGCTGGTTGGATAG
- a CDS encoding uncharacterized protein (EggNog:ENOG41~TransMembrane:2 (o27-47i67-86o)): protein MGNNLSSTFEPDLSKVVLSPTDRRADIILGVTWLVVIYMMVMIWTTCALVDRWKGPQDRIRVGGGRVLMALVMSAAWPAVVIYLAMASG from the coding sequence ATGGGCAACAACCTCTCTTCCACGTTTGAGCCGGACCTGTCCAAGGTGGTCCTCAGCCCGACCGATCGCCGCGCCGACATCATCCTCGGCGTCACGTGGCTGGTTGTCATTTACATGATGGTCATGATCTGGACGACTTGCGCGCTGGTCGACAGATGGAAGGGCCCGCAGGACAGGATACGCGTTGGGGGCGGGCgggtgttgatggcgctgGTCATGTCGGCGGCGTGGCCGGCCGTGGTGATTtatctggcgatggcgagtggatga
- a CDS encoding uncharacterized protein (SECRETED:SignalP(1-18)~CAZy:GH3), with protein MKTLSVFAAALLVAVSEAAVNPRFALSNTSQPSGEAYSPPFYPSPWMDPNAPGWEQAYAQAKQFVAGLTLLEKVNLTTGVGWMGEKCVGNVGTVPRLGMRSLCMQDGPLGLRFNDYNSAFDVGLTAAASWSRALWQARGAALGAEAKGKGVDVLLGPVAGPIGRNANGGRNVEGFGPDPVLAGQALSETVIGIQNAGTIACAKHFLLNEQEHFRQVGEANGYGYPISEALSSNVDDKTIHEMYGWPFQDAVKAGVGSVMCSYNQVNNSYACQNSKLINGLLKEEYGFQGFVMSDWQAQHTGAASAVAGLDMTMPGDTLFNTGASYFGSNLTLAVLNGTVPEWRVDDMVMRIMAAFFKVGKTIDSLVETNFDSWTTQDYGFVQAAVNENWEKVNYQVDVRADHANHIREAGAKGTVILKNTGILPLKKPKFLTVVGEDAGGNPAGPNGCGDRGCDDGTLAMEWGSGTTNFPYLITPDQALSAQAIQDGTRYESILSNYDITETQALVGQPDNIAIVFANSDSGEGYISVDGNEGDRNNLTVWKNADTLIKSVAAVNNKVVLVIHSTGPVIVKDYAAHPNISAILWAGAPGQESGNSLVDILYGKQSPGRSPFTWGPSLESYGTEVMMKPNNGNGAPQDDFTEGLFIDYRHFDKVAPNSKSPNAPTYEFGFGLGWSTFKFSGLNVQKNNVGTLNAPTGKTIAAPVLGAPISKNLKDYGFPKNIRRIKEFIYPYLNSVTSGKEASNDANYGQTAKEFLPAGATDGSPQSRSPASGEPGGNRQLYDIVYTVTAIITNTGKVMDDVVPQLYISHGGPNDPPQGAAWIRPYRARRSRPECHFQGGHYTP; from the exons ATGAAGACCTTGTCAGttttcgccgccgccctttTGGTGGCAGTGTctgaggctgctgtcaaT CCTCGCTTTGCCCTGTCGAACACTTCTCAGCCCTCGGGCGAGGCATACTCACCTCCTTTCTATCCGTCTCCATGGATGGACCCCAATGCCCCAGGCTGGGAGCAAGCCTATGCCCAAGCTAAGCAGTTTGTGGCAGGCCTGACTCTTCTCGAGAAGGTCAACCTCACCACTGGTGTTGG TTGGATGGGTGAGAAATGCGTTGGCAACGTCGGTACCGTTCCTCGCCTGGGCATGCGCAGTCTTTGCATGCAGGACGGCCCCCTTGGCCTCCGATTCAACGACTACAACAGCGCTTTTGATGTCGGCTTGACGGCCGCCGCTAGTTGGAGCAGAGCTCTCTGGCAAGCCCGCGGTGCTGCCCTGGGTGCCGAGGCAAAGGGCAAGGGTGTTGATGTCCTTCTCGGACCGGTAGCAGGTCCTATTGGTCGCAACGCCAACGGCGGCCGTAACGTCGAGGGCTTCGGACCTGACCCAGTTCTGGCTGGACAGGCTCTCTCTGAAACCGTGATTGGTATCCAGAACGCTGGCACCATTGCCTGCGCCAAGCATTTCCTTCTCAACGAGCAAGAGCATTTCCGTCAGGTCGGAGAGGCCAATGGCTACGGATACCCCATTAGCGAAGCCCTGTCTTCCAACGTCGATGACAAGACCATTCACGAGATGTACGGCTGGCCTTTCCAGGATGCTGTCAAGGCTGGTGTTGGTTCCGTCATGTGCTCGTACAACCAGGTCAACAACTCGTACGCTTGCCAAAACTCCAAGCTTATCAATGGCTTGCTCAAGGAGGAGTACGGTTTCCAGGGTTTCGTCATGAGTGACTGGCAGGCTCAGCACACTGGTGCTGCGTCCGCCGTTGCCGGTCTTGACATGACCATGCCTGGTGATACTCTCTTCAACACTGGTGCCTCCTACTTCGGAAGCAACCTTACCCTCGCTGTTCTCAACGGCACTGTCCCTGAGTGGCGTGTAGACGACATGGTTATGCGTATCATGGCTGCCTTCTTCAAGGTTGGCAAGACAATTGACAGCCTTGTTGAGACCAACTTTGATTCTTGGACTACCCAAGACTACGGCTTTGTCCAGGCTGCTGTCAATGAGAACTGGGAAAAGGTCAACTACCAGGTGGATGTCCGCGCCGACCACGCCAACCACATCCGCGAGGCTGGTGCCAAGGGAACTGTTATCCTCAAGAACACTGGCATCCTCCCCCTCAAGAAGCCCAAGTTCCTTACTGTTGTTGGTGAGGATGCCGGCGGCAACCCTGCTGGCCCCAACGGCTGTGGTGACCGCGGCTGTGACGATGGCACTCTTGCCATGGAGTGGGGATCTGGTACTACCAACTTCCCCTACCTCATTACTCCCGATCAGGCACTTTCGGCCCAAGCTATTCAGGACGGCACCCGCTATGAGAGCATCCTATCCAACTACGACATTACCGAGACGCAGGCTCTGGTTGGCCAGCCCGATAACATTGCCATTGTCTTTGCCAACTCTGACAGTGGCGAAGGCTACATTAGTGTTGACGGCAATGAGGGCGACCGCAACAACCTGACCGTGTGGAAGAACGCCGACACTCTCATCAAGTCTGTCGCTGCTGTCAACAACAAGGTCGTTCTTGTCATCCACTCCACCGGCCCCGTCATCGTCAAGGACTATGCTGCTCACCCCAACATTTCTGCCATTCTGTGGGCTGGTGCTCCTGGCCAGGAATCCGGAAACTCTCTGGTCGATATCCTGTACGGCAAGCAGAGCCCCGGCCGTTCTCCCTTTACCTGGGGTCCTTCTCTCGAGAGCTATGGTACTgaggtgatgatgaagccCAACAACGGCAACGGTGCTCCCCAAGATGATTTCACCGAGGGCCTCTTTATCGACTACCGCCACTTTGACAAGGTCGCCCCCAACAGCAAGTCTCCCAATGCTCCCACATACGAGTTTGGCTTCGGTCTGGGTTGGTCTACGTTCAAGTTCTCCGGCCTCAACGTCCAGAAGAACAATGTCGGCACTCTGAATGCCCCTACCGGCAAGACCATTGCAGCTCCCGTACTGGGCGCCCCCATTAGCAAGAACCTCAAGGACTATGGCTTCCCCAAGAACATCCGCCGCATCAAGGAATTCATCTACCCATACCTCAACAGCGTCACCTCTGGCAAGGAGGCTTCCAACGACGCCAACTATGGCCAGACTGCCAAGGAGTTCCTCCCCGCTGGAGCCACCGACGGTTCTCCTCAGTCTCGCTCTCCTGCCTCTGGTGAGCCCGGTGGCAACCGCCAGCTGTACGATATCGTCTACACCGTTACGGCGATCATCACCAACACCGGCAAGGTCATGGATGACGTTGTTCCTCAGCTGTACATTAGCCACGGTGGCCCCAACGACCCCCCCCAAGGTGCTGCGTGGATTCGACCGTATCGAGCGCGTCGCTCCCGGCCAGAGTGTCATTTTCAAGGCGGACATTACACGCCGTGA
- a CDS encoding uncharacterized protein (TransMembrane:8 (i21-39o86-104i125-143o155-175i251-270o290-308i320-339o434-452i)): MAPKSKRAATEQPHGYEFGGPLGAFGISFGLPVLVYLFTFTCNDVSGCPAPSFLSPKTLSLDQLKLEVGWPADGIWGLASWKASGALAAYYFLNLILYAILPAAEVEGTVLQSGGRLKYRFNTMYSNMATLFALAAGTIAQGAEFPVWTFISENYVQLLTASILLSYAIATFVYVRSFSVKTGNKDNRELAAGGHTGNMLYDWFIGRELNPRISIPLIGEVDLKEWCELRPGMMGWIILNCSWCAQQYRNYGYVTDSVVCITVVQALYIIDSWVNEAAILTTMDITTDGFGMMLSFGDLVWVPFVYSLQTRYLSVYPRSLGPVGLLTTGSLICLGFYIFRSANSQKNVFRTNPNDPSVAHLKYIETKTGSKLLTTGWWGIARHINYFGDWIQAWPYCLPTGIAGYQILSAGSTSAEGAFVMADGRQVIQGEARGWGMLITYFYIVYFGVLLIHRDGRDDQKCYRKYGEDWVKYKKIVRWRIIPGIY, encoded by the exons ATGGCTCCCAAATCCAAACGAGCTGCCACGGAGCAGCCTCACGGCTACGAATTCGGAGGACC ACTTGGTGCCTTCGGAATTTCGTTCGGTCTGCCGGTTCTCGTATATCTCTTCACCTTTACTTGCAACGACGTCTCAGGCTGTCCCGCGCCTTCGTTCCTGAGCCCCAAGACCCTATCTCTGGACCAGCTGAAGCTCGAGGTGGGCTGGCCTGCGGATGGCATCTGGGGTCTAGCCAGCTGGAAGGCTTCTGGAGCTCTTGCGGCCTACTACTTCCTCAACCTGATTTTATACGCGATTCTTCCTGCCGCCGAGGTCGAGGGTACGGTTCTGCAATCTGGGGGCCGTCTCAAATACAGGTTCAACA CAATGTACTCAAACATGGCCACGCTCTTTGCGCTTGCTGCAGGAACCATTGCCCAGGGTGCTGAATTCCCCGTCTGGACCTTTATCAGCGAAAACTACGTCCAGCTCCTCACCGCGAGCATTCTCCTCTCCTATGCCATCGCCACATTCGTCTACGTTCGAAGCTTCAGTGTCAAGACCGGAAACAAGGATAACCGCGAACTGGCTGCGGGTGGCCACACCGGGAATATGCTGTACGACTGGTTCATCGGACGCGAGCTGAACCCCCGTATCTCGATTCCCCTCATTGGAGAGGTCGACTTGAAGGAATGGTGCGAGCTTCGACCCGGCATGATGGGATGGATCATCCTGAACTGCTCTTGGTGCGCTCAGCAGTACCGCAACTATGGCTATGTCACAGACAGCGTTGTCTGCATCACCGTCGTGCAGGCTCTTTACATTATCGACTCGTGGGTGAACGAGGCGGCCATCCTGACAACCATGGATATCACCACTGATGGATTCGGCATGATGCTGTCGTTTGGTGACCTTGTCTGGGTCCCGTTCGTGTACTCTCTCCAGACTCGCTACTTGTCGGTGTATCCTCGTTCACTGGGCCCTGTTGGACTTCTCACAACTGGTTCGCTCATTTGCCTTGGCTTCTACATCTTCCGATCTGCCAACAGTCAAAAGAACGTTTTTCGCACCAATCCAAATGATCCCAGCGTCGCTCACCTCAAGTACATTGAAACCAAAACTGGCAGCAAGCTCCTCACCACAGGCTGGTGGGGAATCGCACGCCACATTAACTACTTTGGCGACTGGATTCAGGCCTGGCCATATTGCTTGCCCACCGGCATTGCTGGATATCAGATTCTTTCTGCCGGCTCCACCTCGGCGGAAGGGGCTTTTGTCATGGCCGATGGTCGACAGGTGATCCAAGGCGAAGCCAGAGGCTGGGGTATGCTCATCACCTACTTCTATATCGTGTACTTTGGCGTCCTCCTAATCCACCGAGACGGGAGAGACGATCAAAAGTGTTACCGCAAGTATGGCGAGGATTGGGTCAAGTACAAGAAGATTGTACGATGGAGGATTATTCCTGGCATTTACTAA
- a CDS encoding uncharacterized protein (SECRETED:SignalP(1-21)~BUSCO:EOG092D3J2L~TransMembrane:2 (n8-19c28/29o256-276i288-309o)), producing MITSPSHLLMLLAMAAAGANAAAGTATATTPAPACTATSLTNGGFFDLRPDTAVAPPENGKTHKSGTYKDYHSRGWDYGKNFTLNICGPVVDPVDDVVGLKKSQWANVSAYYTSHDSVYSIGSVSLDLHSRGRKLVLQYTGGSPCGDHKSSFKDDDDDDDDYDYRKRDTKQYSEGLSSPAHAHEIETIEKSDSSSKTRRKSATISFLCDRDPGTTTAVSFVGVDPDECSYFFEARSAYACAHAEPHKPGSVGPGSVFGLILVIAVLVYVLGGVFYNRTVAHARGWRQLPNYSLWAGIGSFFSDLFVILLSSCGRLVPSRRGYQHIGSSRNNEAENRLIDQLDEEWDD from the exons ATGATCACCTCACCGTCTCACCTCTTGATGCTTCTGGCAATGGCCGCCGCCGGAGCCAACGCTGCCGCCGGCACTGCCACAGCTACGACGCCTGCGCCGGCGTGCACAGCGACATCTTTGACAAATGGTGGATTCTTCGACCTGCGGCCGGACACAGCCGTGGCGCCCCCCGAGAATGGGAAAACCCACAAGTCAGGCACATACAAGGACTATCATTCTCGGGGCTGGGATTACGGCAAGAACTTCACGTTGAATATCTGCGGCCCGGTGGTCGATCCCGTTGACGATGTGGTTggtttgaagaagagccagTGGGCGAATGTCAGCGCGTATTATACGTCTCATGACAGCGTTTACTCAATTGG CTCTGTGTCGCTGGATCTGCATAGTCGAGGGCGAAAGCTCGTTTTGCAGTACACTGGCGGATCACCTTGCGGAGATCACAAGTCGAGCTTcaaggacgacgatgacgatgacgacgattaCGATTACCGCAAGAGGGACACGAAGCAATACAGCGAAGGTCTCTCATCACCTGCCCACGCCCACGAAATCGAGACGATTGAGAAGAGCGACAGCTCTTCCAAGACCAGGCGGAAGTCGGCCACAATATCTTTCCTGTGCGATCGAGATCCTGGAACCACCACGGCCGTCTCGTTTGTCGGCGTCGACCCCGACGAATGCTCCTACTTCTTCGAAGCCCGCTCCGCATATGCTTGCGCCCACGCGGAGCCTCACAAGCCCGGTAGCGTCGGGCCCGGAAGCGTATTCGGACTGATTCTCGTCATCGCCGTGCTCGTGTACGTGCTCGGCGGCGTCTTCTACAACCGCACCGTTGCGCACGCCCGAGGATGGCGGCAACTACCCAACTACAGTCTGTGGGCCGGTATTGGGAGCTTTTTCAGC GATCTATTCGTCATCTTGTTGTCGTCGTGCGGACGCCTTGTGCCGAGCAGGCGAGGCTACCAGCATATTGGGTCGAGCCGGAATAACGAAGCGGAAAACCGATTGATAGACCAGCTGGACGAGGAATGGGACGACTAA
- a CDS encoding uncharacterized protein (SECRETED:SignalP(1-21)~BUSCO:EOG092D3J2L~TransMembrane:1 (n8-19c28/29o256-276i)), translating into MITSPSHLLMLLAMAAAGANAAAGTATATTPAPACTATSLTNGGFFDLRPDTAVAPPENGKTHKSGTYKDYHSRGWDYGKNFTLNICGPVVDPVDDVVGLKKSQWANVSAYYTSHDSVYSIGSVSLDLHSRGRKLVLQYTGGSPCGDHKSSFKDDDDDDDDYDYRKRDTKQYSEGLSSPAHAHEIETIEKSDSSSKTRRKSATISFLCDRDPGTTTAVSFVGVDPDECSYFFEARSAYACAHAEPHKPGSVGPGSVFGLILVIAVLVYVLGGVFYNRTVAHARGWRQLPNYSLWAGIGSFFSVRPSRPKAGLPF; encoded by the exons ATGATCACCTCACCGTCTCACCTCTTGATGCTTCTGGCAATGGCCGCCGCCGGAGCCAACGCTGCCGCCGGCACTGCCACAGCTACGACGCCTGCGCCGGCGTGCACAGCGACATCTTTGACAAATGGTGGATTCTTCGACCTGCGGCCGGACACAGCCGTGGCGCCCCCCGAGAATGGGAAAACCCACAAGTCAGGCACATACAAGGACTATCATTCTCGGGGCTGGGATTACGGCAAGAACTTCACGTTGAATATCTGCGGCCCGGTGGTCGATCCCGTTGACGATGTGGTTggtttgaagaagagccagTGGGCGAATGTCAGCGCGTATTATACGTCTCATGACAGCGTTTACTCAATTGG CTCTGTGTCGCTGGATCTGCATAGTCGAGGGCGAAAGCTCGTTTTGCAGTACACTGGCGGATCACCTTGCGGAGATCACAAGTCGAGCTTcaaggacgacgatgacgatgacgacgattaCGATTACCGCAAGAGGGACACGAAGCAATACAGCGAAGGTCTCTCATCACCTGCCCACGCCCACGAAATCGAGACGATTGAGAAGAGCGACAGCTCTTCCAAGACCAGGCGGAAGTCGGCCACAATATCTTTCCTGTGCGATCGAGATCCTGGAACCACCACGGCCGTCTCGTTTGTCGGCGTCGACCCCGACGAATGCTCCTACTTCTTCGAAGCCCGCTCCGCATATGCTTGCGCCCACGCGGAGCCTCACAAGCCCGGTAGCGTCGGGCCCGGAAGCGTATTCGGACTGATTCTCGTCATCGCCGTGCTCGTGTACGTGCTCGGCGGCGTCTTCTACAACCGCACCGTTGCGCACGCCCGAGGATGGCGGCAACTACCCAACTACAGTCTGTGGGCCGGTATTGGGAGCTTTTTCAGCGTGCGTCCGTCCCGGCCCAAGGCGGGGCTTCCTTTTTAA